A genomic segment from Flavobacterium sp. 9R encodes:
- a CDS encoding helix-turn-helix transcriptional regulator, with the protein MPIVVNLDVMMAKRKMSLNELSEKVDLTLSNLSILKTGKAKAIRFNTLEALCKALECEPGDLLEYKK; encoded by the coding sequence ATGCCTATAGTAGTCAACCTAGATGTAATGATGGCCAAAAGAAAAATGTCCCTCAACGAGCTTTCCGAAAAAGTAGATTTAACGCTCTCCAACCTTTCGATTTTAAAAACAGGCAAAGCAAAAGCCATTCGTTTTAATACCCTCGAAGCCCTCTGCAAAGCCTTAGAATGCGAGCCAGGCGATTTACTGGAATACAAAAAATAG
- a CDS encoding DUF2975 domain-containing protein, translating into MEIRISTEQLLKILFYVALFLFVGICIESGMYIFNGLYTFTINSYNANFLSLKALYQFDPGHYGVVMLLLSIVTTLKAVLFFVIVKLLHDKNLNLYQPFSTKMYHFLLTLSGLSVVIAFFSNYGLNYLKWLQEKPIALPDLSTFAVGGGDVWFFMGIILFLIAKIFKRGIEIQSDNELTI; encoded by the coding sequence ATGGAAATCAGAATTAGCACCGAACAGCTACTCAAAATTCTATTTTATGTAGCCCTTTTCCTTTTTGTTGGCATTTGCATTGAGTCGGGAATGTACATTTTTAATGGCCTCTACACCTTCACTATCAATTCGTACAACGCCAATTTTTTGAGTCTAAAAGCACTCTATCAATTTGACCCTGGACATTATGGTGTAGTGATGCTGCTGTTAAGCATCGTTACCACTTTAAAAGCCGTACTCTTTTTTGTTATCGTAAAACTATTGCACGATAAAAACCTGAACCTTTATCAGCCCTTCAGCACAAAAATGTATCATTTTCTCTTAACCTTAAGCGGTTTAAGTGTCGTAATCGCCTTTTTCTCTAATTACGGTCTCAACTACTTGAAGTGGTTGCAAGAAAAACCTATTGCCCTTCCTGACTTGAGTACATTCGCAGTAGGCGGAGGCGATGTTTGGTTTTTTATGGGCATCATCTTATTTCTGATAGCAAAAATCTTCAAAAGAGGCATCGAAATCCAATCCGATAACGAATTAACCATATAA
- the nadC gene encoding carboxylating nicotinate-nucleotide diphosphorylase yields MISEAQFQQELQLFIANGIREDVGPGDYSSLACIPSTATGKAKLLVKEDGIIAGVALAKMIFNYVDPSLQIETFIQDGTPVRYGDVVFHISGSSQSILKSERLVLNTMQRMSAIATKTNSYVRLLEGTKTQILDTRKTTPGFRAAEKWAVTIGGGVNHRFALYDMIMLKDNHIDFAGGITKAIDKTKAYLKENNLDLKIIVEARDLAEIEEILKSEGVYRILIDNFNYEDTRKAVAMINGKCQSESSGNINETTISEYAACGVDFISSGALTHSVYNMDLSLKAI; encoded by the coding sequence ATGATTTCAGAAGCACAGTTTCAACAAGAGTTACAATTGTTTATTGCCAATGGTATTCGTGAAGATGTTGGCCCAGGAGATTACAGCTCCTTAGCTTGTATTCCGTCAACGGCCACAGGAAAAGCAAAATTGCTGGTAAAAGAAGATGGGATTATCGCGGGTGTTGCCTTGGCAAAAATGATTTTCAATTATGTTGACCCATCCTTACAAATAGAAACCTTTATACAAGATGGAACGCCTGTGCGCTATGGTGATGTGGTTTTTCACATATCGGGTAGTTCGCAATCGATATTAAAATCAGAACGTTTGGTGTTGAATACGATGCAACGTATGTCAGCTATTGCCACGAAAACCAATAGCTATGTTCGTTTGCTAGAAGGTACAAAAACCCAAATTTTAGATACTCGTAAAACAACACCAGGATTTCGTGCTGCCGAAAAATGGGCAGTAACCATTGGGGGAGGAGTGAATCATCGGTTTGCTTTATATGATATGATTATGCTCAAAGATAATCATATTGATTTTGCTGGAGGCATCACAAAAGCTATCGACAAAACAAAAGCCTATTTAAAGGAAAACAACTTGGATTTAAAAATCATTGTTGAAGCTAGAGATTTAGCTGAAATTGAAGAAATTTTAAAGTCTGAGGGTGTTTACAGAATTTTGATAGACAATTTTAATTACGAGGATACCCGCAAAGCAGTGGCAATGATTAACGGCAAATGCCAGTCCGAATCTTCAGGGAATATCAACGAAACGACTATAAGTGAATATGCTGCCTGTGGAGTGGATTTTATCTCTTCTGGAGCCTTAACGCACTCAGTGTACAATATGGATTTGAGTTTAAAAGCCATTTGA
- a CDS encoding YihY/virulence factor BrkB family protein: MTPTNKVPFEILVKNKIKANGLVRKLIHFLQSQKLLWLEEVSLYDFLHSYVLGILNGKLSVRAGAIAFSFFMALFPFALYILNLIPYIPIQGFQTDFLRFVEQSVPPNTYDAIAGIIDDILNNSHSGLLSSGFILSIFLMANGLNAILGGFEESRHVTEKRGFIDQYLVAIGMSIFLSFLLIFTVAIIVVFEVFIQKSKIQDVLSDNIPLIQLGRYLFLSLMILFTTSILLRFGIKQRHKPKFISVGSVFTTILIIISSYGFGIWVVKFSKYNELYGSIGTLLILMFYIWINCMLLLLGFELNAIIQSHRNQIKSKKTL, encoded by the coding sequence ATGACCCCAACAAATAAAGTTCCTTTTGAAATTTTAGTCAAAAACAAAATCAAAGCGAATGGCTTGGTTCGTAAATTGATTCATTTCTTGCAAAGCCAAAAACTCCTTTGGCTCGAAGAGGTTTCTCTATATGACTTCTTGCATTCTTATGTTTTGGGTATTTTAAACGGAAAATTATCGGTTCGAGCTGGAGCCATTGCCTTTAGTTTCTTTATGGCCTTGTTTCCGTTTGCACTTTATATTTTGAACCTAATTCCATACATACCAATTCAAGGTTTTCAAACCGATTTTTTGCGATTTGTAGAACAAAGCGTGCCGCCCAATACCTATGATGCGATTGCTGGAATTATTGATGATATCTTGAATAACAGTCACTCTGGCTTACTTTCTTCAGGTTTTATTTTATCTATTTTTTTAATGGCCAATGGTTTAAATGCTATCCTAGGAGGCTTTGAAGAATCAAGACACGTAACTGAGAAACGTGGTTTTATTGACCAGTACCTTGTGGCAATTGGAATGTCCATTTTCTTGTCATTTCTGTTGATTTTTACAGTGGCCATTATAGTAGTTTTCGAAGTTTTCATCCAAAAATCGAAAATACAAGATGTGCTAAGTGACAATATTCCGCTCATTCAACTCGGACGTTACTTGTTCCTTTCATTAATGATTTTGTTTACCACTTCTATTTTATTGCGCTTCGGAATCAAACAAAGACACAAACCTAAATTCATTTCAGTAGGTTCTGTTTTTACTACTATTTTAATCATTATTTCTTCTTACGGCTTTGGAATTTGGGTAGTGAAATTTTCCAAATACAACGAATTGTACGGCTCTATCGGTACACTTTTAATTCTGATGTTTTACATCTGGATTAACTGCATGTTGCTCTTGCTTGGTTTTGAACTCAATGCAATTATTCAGTCCCATCGCAACCAAATAAAATCAAAAAAAACGTTATAG
- a CDS encoding DUF2147 domain-containing protein, with product MRKIILVASVLCFAVVTTVRSQSVVGKWKTIDDETGKPKSIVEVYEKSGKIYGKIVDILDPQKKDKLCTECTGDEKNKPVLGMVIVKGLQKDAEEFNGGSITDPVTGKKYKCFITLEGKDKLKVRGYIGFALIGRTQYWHRVK from the coding sequence ATGAGAAAAATCATTCTAGTAGCAAGTGTTTTATGTTTTGCTGTAGTGACAACCGTTCGTAGCCAATCTGTAGTTGGTAAATGGAAAACCATCGATGACGAAACTGGTAAACCAAAATCTATTGTAGAGGTTTATGAAAAGTCAGGCAAGATATATGGTAAAATTGTGGATATACTAGACCCACAAAAAAAAGACAAGCTATGTACTGAGTGTACAGGTGATGAGAAAAACAAACCCGTTTTAGGAATGGTTATCGTCAAAGGGCTTCAAAAAGACGCTGAAGAATTCAACGGAGGGAGCATTACAGACCCAGTAACAGGAAAGAAATACAAATGTTTCATTACGCTTGAAGGCAAAGACAAATTAAAAGTTAGAGGCTACATCGGCTTTGCTTTAATCGGAAGAACGCAATACTGGCATAGAGTAAAATAG
- the priA gene encoding primosomal protein N' — MFFVEVILPLALAKTFTYQVSETEYHFIKKGMRLAVPFGKSKIYTAIAIELHRNEPTLYQAKEIHQILDHEPMVTAVQLQHWFWIASYYMCAIGEVYRNAVPSALLLESETVVTAQASSFHNETDLSDEEYLVYQALQQQSSLKIDDIIAIVNKKNVFPIIHKLIDKKIVFLQEEIAEGYKPKLVRYVRLHPQYNSQEGLGALLEQLKNASKQKEIVLHYFQLNATEKKPIPVKKLVESANVTSAVVKALIDKEIFEEYYIQQDRVMYSGEATKKELLLSNAQQEAFDAIQNQFSNREVCLLHGVTSSGKTEIYIKWIETFLATGKQVLYLLPEIALTTQLVSRLRLHFGDKVAVFHSKFNNNERVEVWYQVLQNAEKAQIVIGARSALFLPFQQLGAIIIDEEHEQTFKQMDPAPRFHARDAAIVLANYHKSKVLLGSATPSLETYYNAQSAKYGLVTLKERFGRVQMPVVELVDIKDKYLRKQMKGHFSDTLIAEITTALSLGEQVILFQNRRGFAPVIECMTCGHIPQCPQCDVSLTYHKFKSQLRCHYCGYAMGKPSNCHACSSIDLTTKGFGTEQIELELLSLFPNAKCGRMDQDTTRGKYGFEKILDSFKNQEIDILVGTQMLAKGLDFDNVSLVGIMNADTMLYHPDFRAFERSFQMMTQVAGRAGRSEKQGKVIIQTYNPLHNTIQQVTRNDYEGMFKEQLYERQIYKYPPYFRLIKITLKHRDFDKLKEGAMWLYQVMSQALDMPVLGPEEPAINRIRNEYIRTIMVKIPHTQPIGSTKTRLQKVLNSFEAVANYRAIKVGVNVDFY; from the coding sequence ATGTTTTTTGTTGAAGTAATTTTGCCATTAGCCTTAGCTAAAACCTTTACTTATCAAGTCTCTGAAACCGAATACCATTTCATAAAAAAAGGTATGCGATTGGCGGTGCCTTTTGGTAAAAGTAAAATCTACACGGCTATTGCTATCGAGTTACATCGCAACGAACCTACCTTATACCAAGCCAAAGAAATTCATCAAATTTTGGACCACGAACCAATGGTTACAGCCGTTCAATTGCAACATTGGTTTTGGATTGCTTCCTATTATATGTGTGCTATTGGTGAGGTATACAGAAATGCTGTGCCCTCTGCTTTACTTTTAGAAAGCGAAACGGTAGTGACGGCTCAAGCATCTTCTTTTCACAATGAAACGGACTTGTCAGACGAGGAGTACCTTGTCTATCAAGCTTTACAGCAACAGAGCTCACTAAAAATTGATGATATTATCGCAATTGTAAATAAGAAAAATGTTTTTCCAATCATTCATAAGCTGATTGATAAAAAAATAGTCTTTTTACAAGAAGAAATAGCAGAGGGGTACAAACCAAAGTTGGTGCGATATGTTCGTTTGCACCCGCAGTACAATTCGCAAGAGGGTTTAGGTGCTTTGCTAGAACAATTGAAAAATGCAAGCAAACAAAAAGAAATTGTACTCCATTATTTTCAATTGAATGCTACTGAAAAAAAGCCAATTCCAGTGAAAAAATTGGTTGAATCGGCTAACGTAACTTCAGCTGTCGTAAAGGCTTTAATTGATAAAGAGATTTTTGAGGAGTACTACATTCAACAAGACCGAGTAATGTACTCGGGTGAGGCTACTAAAAAGGAGTTGCTGTTGAGTAATGCACAACAAGAAGCTTTTGATGCCATACAAAACCAATTCTCGAATAGAGAGGTATGTTTGCTTCACGGAGTAACCTCTAGTGGGAAAACAGAGATATACATAAAATGGATAGAAACTTTTCTAGCAACAGGAAAGCAAGTGCTGTATTTGTTGCCAGAAATTGCTTTAACGACGCAATTAGTTAGCCGTTTGCGATTGCATTTTGGTGATAAAGTGGCAGTTTTTCATTCAAAGTTCAACAACAACGAGCGAGTAGAAGTATGGTACCAAGTCCTGCAAAATGCTGAAAAGGCTCAAATTGTTATTGGGGCACGTTCTGCACTGTTTCTTCCTTTTCAGCAGTTAGGAGCGATTATTATAGATGAAGAACACGAGCAAACCTTCAAGCAGATGGACCCTGCTCCGCGTTTTCACGCTCGTGATGCAGCCATTGTTTTAGCCAATTACCACAAATCAAAAGTCCTTTTGGGGTCAGCTACGCCAAGTTTAGAAACCTACTATAATGCCCAATCAGCCAAATACGGTTTGGTTACGCTTAAAGAAAGGTTTGGAAGAGTGCAAATGCCTGTAGTCGAACTGGTGGATATTAAAGATAAATATTTGCGCAAGCAAATGAAAGGACATTTTAGCGATACTCTGATAGCTGAAATAACCACAGCTTTGTCCTTGGGAGAACAAGTGATTTTGTTTCAAAATAGGAGAGGATTTGCTCCTGTGATAGAGTGTATGACGTGCGGTCACATTCCACAGTGCCCCCAATGTGACGTGAGTTTGACCTATCACAAATTCAAAAGTCAGTTGCGTTGTCATTATTGTGGATATGCAATGGGTAAGCCTTCCAATTGTCATGCATGTTCTAGTATCGATTTGACGACTAAAGGTTTTGGAACCGAGCAAATAGAACTCGAGTTGCTGTCATTATTTCCAAATGCCAAATGCGGGAGAATGGACCAAGATACCACAAGAGGGAAATACGGTTTCGAAAAGATATTAGACAGTTTCAAAAATCAAGAAATTGATATTTTGGTGGGTACCCAAATGCTAGCCAAAGGATTGGATTTTGACAATGTGAGCTTAGTGGGTATTATGAATGCGGATACGATGTTGTACCATCCCGATTTTAGGGCGTTCGAACGTAGTTTTCAAATGATGACGCAAGTAGCAGGTAGAGCTGGACGTTCAGAAAAGCAGGGTAAGGTGATTATTCAGACCTATAACCCTTTGCACAATACCATACAGCAAGTAACCAGAAACGATTACGAAGGAATGTTTAAGGAACAGTTGTATGAGAGACAGATTTATAAATACCCTCCTTACTTTAGATTGATAAAAATAACACTCAAACATCGAGATTTTGACAAGCTAAAGGAAGGCGCTATGTGGCTGTATCAAGTGATGAGTCAAGCATTGGATATGCCGGTTTTAGGTCCAGAAGAGCCTGCTATCAACAGAATCAGAAACGAGTACATCAGGACCATTATGGTAAAAATTCCCCACACACAACCCATTGGCAGCACAAAAACTAGACTACAAAAGGTACTCAACAGTTTTGAAGCTGTAGCAAATTATAGAGCGATAAAAGTAGGGGTAAATGTAGATTTCTATTAA
- a CDS encoding LytTR family DNA-binding domain-containing protein: protein MKLNCVVVDDSSIQRMIIAKLVNNHQHLHLIGDFSNAIEAKNCMSIHAVDLIFLDIEMPVISGFDFLDGLKTKPQIIFITSKAEYAMKAFDYDATDYLQKPIALERFNASVKRAIDLHLLRTDNKEEEGEHIFIKSNLKKLKIFTSKIKWIEAYGDYVRVVTEDDSNLVLSTMKSFENDLSKEKFIRVHKSYIVNIDKIDRFNSKFAEIGITKIPLSRNKKEDLIRALSIS from the coding sequence ATGAAACTAAACTGTGTTGTTGTTGATGATAGCTCCATCCAACGAATGATCATAGCTAAATTAGTTAATAATCATCAACATTTGCACTTGATTGGGGACTTTTCTAATGCAATTGAAGCTAAAAACTGTATGTCTATACACGCAGTTGATTTGATTTTTCTTGATATTGAAATGCCCGTAATCAGTGGGTTTGATTTTTTAGATGGATTAAAAACGAAGCCTCAAATCATTTTCATCACTTCAAAAGCAGAATATGCGATGAAGGCATTTGATTATGATGCTACCGACTATTTACAAAAACCTATTGCTCTTGAGCGTTTTAATGCTTCTGTGAAAAGAGCCATTGATTTGCATTTACTTAGAACTGACAACAAAGAAGAAGAAGGGGAACACATTTTCATCAAAAGTAATTTGAAAAAATTGAAAATTTTCACTTCTAAAATTAAATGGATAGAAGCCTACGGTGATTATGTTAGAGTCGTTACTGAAGACGACAGTAATTTAGTGCTTTCTACAATGAAATCCTTTGAAAACGATTTGAGCAAAGAAAAGTTTATTCGTGTTCACAAATCCTACATTGTTAATATTGATAAAATTGACCGTTTCAATAGCAAATTTGCTGAAATTGGGATTACTAAAATCCCTTTAAGTCGCAACAAAAAAGAGGATTTAATTAGAGCCCTTTCCATTTCATAA
- the rpsF gene encoding 30S ribosomal protein S6: MNHYETVFILNPVLSEVQVKETVSKFEEFLTSRGAEMVSKEDWGLKKMAYEIQNKKSGFYHLFEYKVAGEVLLPFETEFRRDERVMRFLTVALDKHAISWAERRRAKLKSTKA, translated from the coding sequence ATGAATCATTATGAAACTGTTTTCATTTTAAATCCCGTTTTATCTGAGGTTCAGGTGAAGGAAACAGTAAGCAAATTTGAAGAATTTCTTACTAGTAGAGGAGCTGAAATGGTATCGAAAGAAGATTGGGGTCTTAAAAAAATGGCTTACGAAATTCAAAACAAAAAAAGTGGTTTTTACCATTTATTCGAGTACAAAGTAGCTGGTGAAGTTTTACTTCCATTCGAAACTGAATTTAGACGTGACGAGCGTGTTATGCGTTTCTTAACTGTTGCTCTAGACAAACATGCTATCTCTTGGGCTGAAAGAAGAAGAGCAAAACTTAAATCTACTAAAGCTTAA
- the rpsR gene encoding 30S ribosomal protein S18, whose product MATLQQSASGKKDGDIRYLTPLNIEINKTKKYCRFKKSGIKYVDYKDADFLLKFVNEQGKILPRRLTGTSLKYQRKVSVAVKRARHLALMPYVADLLK is encoded by the coding sequence ATGGCAACATTACAACAATCTGCTTCAGGAAAAAAAGACGGAGATATCAGATATCTAACGCCTTTGAACATAGAAATCAACAAAACTAAAAAGTATTGTCGTTTCAAAAAATCAGGTATCAAATATGTAGACTACAAAGATGCTGATTTCTTATTGAAATTTGTAAACGAGCAAGGTAAAATCTTACCTCGTCGTTTAACTGGTACTTCTTTGAAATACCAAAGAAAAGTGTCTGTAGCTGTGAAAAGAGCTCGTCACTTAGCTTTAATGCCATATGTGGCTGATTTACTAAAATAA
- the rplI gene encoding 50S ribosomal protein L9 encodes MELILNKDVQNLGFKDDIVTVKNGYGRNYLIPQGFAHLATSSAKKVLAENLKQRAHKEAKIVADAKATAEALKALEIKIAAKAGGEKLFGSITNIDIAAALANAGQEIDRKFITSGIVKRIGKYTASIRLHRDVIVEIPYEIVPEKA; translated from the coding sequence ATGGAACTTATTTTAAATAAAGACGTACAAAACTTAGGTTTTAAAGATGATATCGTAACAGTAAAAAATGGTTACGGACGTAATTACTTGATTCCTCAAGGATTTGCACATTTAGCAACTTCTTCTGCAAAGAAAGTATTGGCTGAAAACCTAAAACAAAGAGCGCACAAAGAAGCTAAAATCGTTGCTGATGCTAAAGCTACTGCTGAAGCATTGAAAGCATTAGAAATTAAAATTGCTGCAAAAGCAGGTGGTGAAAAATTATTCGGTTCTATCACAAACATTGACATTGCTGCAGCTTTAGCGAATGCAGGTCAAGAAATTGATCGTAAATTCATCACTAGCGGTATCGTAAAACGTATCGGAAAATACACTGCATCTATCCGTTTACACAGAGATGTAATTGTTGAAATTCCTTACGAAATCGTTCCTGAGAAAGCATAA
- a CDS encoding DUF6495 family protein produces MKYTRLTKEQFEELHQEFTTFLATQSIDKAEWDTIKKEKPEVAEQELDVFSDLIWEGVLTKAQFLEHFSKNHIFLFQCFDTEVKSIVLKSLVPEVDFLTKEGLQWLSDNMFTETIEMKVGKKVFTEERNYSLFQLIQQGAFLSDGQLFNQINSIIES; encoded by the coding sequence ATGAAATATACAAGACTTACAAAAGAACAGTTCGAAGAGTTACACCAAGAGTTTACGACTTTTTTGGCAACTCAGTCGATTGATAAAGCGGAATGGGATACCATTAAAAAAGAAAAACCTGAGGTGGCCGAACAAGAACTGGACGTTTTTTCAGATTTAATTTGGGAAGGGGTACTAACGAAAGCGCAGTTTTTAGAACATTTTTCTAAAAATCATATTTTCCTATTTCAATGCTTTGATACGGAAGTAAAATCAATTGTTCTAAAATCATTGGTTCCAGAAGTTGATTTTTTGACCAAAGAAGGATTACAATGGCTTTCTGATAACATGTTTACAGAAACAATTGAAATGAAAGTGGGTAAAAAAGTATTTACCGAGGAACGAAATTATTCCCTATTTCAATTAATCCAACAAGGTGCTTTTCTAAGCGATGGACAATTGTTCAATCAAATTAATTCAATTATAGAATCGTAA
- the ligA gene encoding NAD-dependent DNA ligase LigA, with protein sequence MNIQDTIQQLRSELDQHNYNYYVLDQPQISDFEFDQKLKELQTLEAAHPEFFDANSPTQRVGGTITKNFQTVVHDYRMYSLDNSYSKEDVVDWEARIQKVLGNVPIEYTCELKYDGASISITYENGKLARAVTRGDGIQGDEVTNNIKTIKSIPLQLKGNYPAHFAIRGEIILPFAGFEKMNQELIEIGETPYSNPRNTASGSLKLQDSSEVAKRPLDCLLYALVGNNLPLQSQFEGLQAARDWGFKAPKEAKLAKNIDEVFEFIDYWDAHRHQLPYETDGVVIKVNALSYQDELGYTAKSPRWAIAYKFKSEQVSTKLNSISYQVGRTGAITPVANLEPVQLAGTVVKRASLHNADQIEKLDIRIGDTVFVEKGGEIIPKIIAVDLEKRPEHSEVTQYIANCPECQTALVRSDGEANHYCPNFYGCPPQIIGRIQHFISRKAMDIEGLGGETVALLYNNGLVHNYADLYDLTVEQVLPLERMAQKSAENLVNGVAKSKEIPFESVLFALGIRFVGETVAKKLAKHYKTITALEQATLEDLILVDEIGERIAKSVIEFFANEENRAIIERLRLRGVQLEIVEKVNPNATTKFLGKTFVVSGVFEEFSRDDLKKAIEDNGGKVGSSISSKTNFVVAGDNMGPSKLEKATKLGIPILSEQDFKRMLNED encoded by the coding sequence ATGAATATTCAAGATACGATTCAGCAGTTGCGCTCCGAATTAGACCAACACAATTACAACTATTACGTGTTGGACCAACCTCAAATTTCGGATTTCGAATTTGACCAAAAATTAAAAGAACTGCAAACGTTAGAAGCTGCGCATCCCGAGTTTTTCGATGCCAATTCGCCAACCCAAAGAGTGGGAGGAACAATCACTAAAAACTTCCAAACTGTAGTTCACGATTACCGTATGTATTCTTTAGATAATTCATATTCTAAAGAAGATGTAGTGGATTGGGAAGCACGTATTCAGAAAGTTTTAGGTAACGTTCCTATCGAATATACTTGCGAATTAAAATATGACGGCGCCTCTATTAGTATTACGTATGAAAACGGAAAGCTAGCTCGAGCAGTTACGCGTGGTGATGGTATTCAGGGCGACGAGGTAACGAATAACATCAAAACCATTAAATCAATTCCTTTGCAATTGAAAGGAAATTATCCTGCTCATTTTGCTATTCGCGGTGAAATCATCTTGCCTTTCGCTGGTTTTGAAAAAATGAATCAAGAGTTGATTGAAATTGGAGAAACACCTTATTCCAACCCCAGAAATACCGCTTCTGGAAGTTTGAAATTGCAAGACAGTTCAGAAGTAGCTAAGAGACCATTAGATTGTTTACTGTACGCATTAGTGGGTAACAATTTGCCGTTGCAATCACAGTTTGAGGGATTACAAGCTGCTAGAGATTGGGGGTTCAAGGCACCAAAAGAAGCCAAACTAGCCAAAAATATAGACGAAGTTTTTGAATTCATTGACTATTGGGACGCACATCGCCATCAACTTCCTTATGAAACAGATGGGGTAGTAATCAAAGTAAATGCTTTGTCGTATCAAGACGAGCTAGGCTATACTGCAAAATCTCCTCGTTGGGCCATTGCTTATAAATTCAAGTCAGAACAAGTTAGTACCAAATTAAATTCAATTTCCTATCAGGTAGGGCGTACAGGTGCCATTACACCAGTTGCCAATTTAGAGCCAGTGCAATTGGCAGGAACGGTTGTCAAACGCGCTTCCTTGCACAACGCCGACCAGATAGAAAAATTGGATATCCGAATTGGAGATACGGTTTTTGTAGAAAAAGGAGGGGAGATTATCCCTAAAATCATTGCTGTTGATTTAGAGAAGCGTCCTGAACATTCAGAAGTAACGCAGTATATTGCAAATTGCCCTGAATGCCAAACGGCTTTGGTGCGCTCTGATGGGGAAGCGAATCATTATTGCCCAAATTTTTATGGTTGTCCCCCTCAGATCATTGGTAGAATTCAGCATTTCATTTCTCGTAAGGCAATGGATATTGAAGGTTTAGGAGGAGAAACAGTGGCTTTATTGTACAATAACGGTTTGGTTCATAACTATGCCGATTTATATGATTTGACAGTGGAGCAAGTGTTGCCGCTGGAAAGAATGGCTCAAAAATCTGCAGAGAATTTAGTGAATGGTGTAGCTAAATCAAAGGAGATTCCTTTTGAAAGTGTTTTGTTTGCTTTGGGAATTCGCTTTGTAGGTGAAACGGTTGCCAAAAAATTGGCCAAGCATTACAAAACAATTACGGCTTTAGAGCAAGCTACTCTTGAGGATTTGATTTTGGTGGATGAAATAGGAGAACGTATCGCCAAAAGCGTAATCGAATTTTTTGCAAATGAAGAAAATAGAGCAATTATTGAACGATTAAGATTGCGCGGTGTTCAATTGGAAATAGTTGAAAAAGTGAATCCTAATGCGACAACTAAGTTTTTAGGAAAAACCTTTGTAGTTTCTGGTGTTTTTGAAGAATTTTCTAGAGATGATTTAAAGAAAGCAATTGAAGACAATGGCGGGAAAGTAGGAAGTTCTATTTCGTCCAAAACCAATTTTGTGGTAGCGGGAGATAATATGGGGCCTTCTAAATTAGA